In Macadamia integrifolia cultivar HAES 741 chromosome 13, SCU_Mint_v3, whole genome shotgun sequence, one DNA window encodes the following:
- the LOC122058677 gene encoding F-box/kelch-repeat protein At1g30090-like isoform X1 has product MQRVRVSSHQSPVHRLGDSQITLSPKFRVALIRSPSFLSASSEAVLSLDGVPLIPGLPDDIALNCLLRLPVESHPACRTVCKRWHLLLGNKERFFTRRKELGFKDPWLFILAFHKCTGRIQWQVLDLTSYSWHTIPAMPCKDRVCPHGFRCVSIPHEGILFVCGGMVSDMDCPLDLVLKYEIHRNRWTVMNQMLTARSFFASGVIDGLIYAAGGNSSDHFELDSAEVLDPAKGNWRPISNMHTNIASYDAAVLNGKLLVTEGWIWPFVFSPRGQVYDPVSNNWESMAVGLREGWTGSSVVVDGHLFVVSEHERMKLKVYDAETDSWDTVTGPPVPEQIFKPLSVNSSNCRIYVVGRNLHVAVGHIQGLSVSCSSGKKRNFSVQWQVLDAPEAFRDLTPSSSQAVAYILAGMSSSATPSSQLVILGLVRVLVYCAAFMVINSTPAQADYNSSSLYSRIYSRKKLLLFIRRRDRIRSFPSSDCLYKMWFIPSNSLSL; this is encoded by the exons ATGCAGCGTGTCCGAGTTTCATCCCATCAATCTCCAGTACATAGGCTAGGGGATTCCCAAATTACATTATCACCTAAATTTAGAGTGGCTTTAATCCGGTCACCTTCTTTCTTGTCTGCATCATCAGAAGCGGTGCTCTCACTGGATGGTGTACCTCTCATTCCTGGCCTTCCTGATGATATTGCCCTCAACTGCCTCCTCCGCCTGCCAGTTGAGAGCCACCCGGCCTGCAGAACTGTGTGCAAGCGATGGCATCTGCTGTTAGGTAATAAAGAGCGGTTCTTCACCCGAAGGAAGGAGCTAGGCTTCAAGGACCCCTGGCTCTTCATCTTAGCCTTCCACAAATGCACAGGAAGGATCCAGTGGCAGGTCTTGGACCTCACCAGCTACTCTTGGCATACCATTCCAGCCATGCCTTGCAAGGACCGTGTATGTCCTCATGGATTTAGATGTGTTTCCATTCCTCATGAGGGTATCCTCTTTGTCTGCGGGGGCATGGTCTCTGATATGGATTGCCCACTTGATCTTGTcctaaaatatgaaatacaCAGAAACCGTTGGACTGTGATGAACCAGATGCTCACTGCAAGGTCTTTCTTTGCAAGTGGAGTGATTGATGGGTTGATTTATGCTGCTGGAGGGAACAGCTCAGATCACTTTGAGCTTGACTCAGCTGAGGTTCTTGACCCTGCCAAAGGGAATTGGCGTCCCATATCAAACATGCACACCAACATTGCATCCTATGATGCTGCAGTTCTGAATGGAAAGCTTCTAGTGACCGAAGGCTGGATCTGGCCTTTTGTGTTCTCTCCTAGAGGTCAGGTTTATGACCCTGTATCTAACAATTGGGAGAGCATGGCTGTTGGGCTAAGAGAAGGCTGGACAGGTTCCAGTGTGGTGGTTGATGGCCACTTGTTTGTGGTTTCTGAGCATGAGAGAATGAAGCTGAAGGTTTACGATGCGGAAACTGATTCCTGGGATACAGTCACAGGTCCCCCTGTACCAGAGCAGATATTCAAGCCTCTCTCTGTGAACTCCAGTAACTGCAGGATCTATGTTGTAGGTCGCAATCTTCATGTTGCAGTGGGTCACATCCAGGGGCTGAGCGTCAGCTGCAGTTCTGGGAAGAAGCGGAACTTCTCTGTCCAGTGGCAAGTATTAGATGCACCAGAAGCCTTCCGCGACTTGACACCATCAAGCTCACAG GCTGTGGCTTATATATTGGCTGGTATGTCATCCTCTGCAACTCCATCTTCTCAGCTTGTTATCCTTGGTTTGGTACGTGTTCTTGTATACTGTGCTGCCTTCATGGTTATTAATAGCACACCAGCTCAAGCAGACTATAACAGTTCTAGTCTGTACAGCAGGATATACAGTAGGAAAAAATTACTTCTCTTTATTAGGAGAAGAGACAGAATACGATCCTTTCCCTCTTCAGATTGCTTATATAAAATGTGGTTTATACCTAGTAACAGTCTCAGCCTTTGA
- the LOC122058677 gene encoding F-box/kelch-repeat protein At1g30090-like isoform X2 — protein sequence MQRVRVSSHQSPVHRLGDSQITLSPKFRVALIRSPSFLSASSEAVLSLDGVPLIPGLPDDIALNCLLRLPVESHPACRTVCKRWHLLLGNKERFFTRRKELGFKDPWLFILAFHKCTGRIQWQVLDLTSYSWHTIPAMPCKDRVCPHGFRCVSIPHEGILFVCGGMVSDMDCPLDLVLKYEIHRNRWTVMNQMLTARSFFASGVIDGLIYAAGGNSSDHFELDSAEVLDPAKGNWRPISNMHTNIASYDAAVLNGKLLVTEGWIWPFVFSPRGQVYDPVSNNWESMAVGLREGWTGSSVVVDGHLFVVSEHERMKLKVYDAETDSWDTVTGPPVPEQIFKPLSVNSSNCRIYVVGRNLHVAVGHIQGLSVSCSSGKKRNFSVQWQVLDAPEAFRDLTPSSSQEKRDTA from the exons ATGCAGCGTGTCCGAGTTTCATCCCATCAATCTCCAGTACATAGGCTAGGGGATTCCCAAATTACATTATCACCTAAATTTAGAGTGGCTTTAATCCGGTCACCTTCTTTCTTGTCTGCATCATCAGAAGCGGTGCTCTCACTGGATGGTGTACCTCTCATTCCTGGCCTTCCTGATGATATTGCCCTCAACTGCCTCCTCCGCCTGCCAGTTGAGAGCCACCCGGCCTGCAGAACTGTGTGCAAGCGATGGCATCTGCTGTTAGGTAATAAAGAGCGGTTCTTCACCCGAAGGAAGGAGCTAGGCTTCAAGGACCCCTGGCTCTTCATCTTAGCCTTCCACAAATGCACAGGAAGGATCCAGTGGCAGGTCTTGGACCTCACCAGCTACTCTTGGCATACCATTCCAGCCATGCCTTGCAAGGACCGTGTATGTCCTCATGGATTTAGATGTGTTTCCATTCCTCATGAGGGTATCCTCTTTGTCTGCGGGGGCATGGTCTCTGATATGGATTGCCCACTTGATCTTGTcctaaaatatgaaatacaCAGAAACCGTTGGACTGTGATGAACCAGATGCTCACTGCAAGGTCTTTCTTTGCAAGTGGAGTGATTGATGGGTTGATTTATGCTGCTGGAGGGAACAGCTCAGATCACTTTGAGCTTGACTCAGCTGAGGTTCTTGACCCTGCCAAAGGGAATTGGCGTCCCATATCAAACATGCACACCAACATTGCATCCTATGATGCTGCAGTTCTGAATGGAAAGCTTCTAGTGACCGAAGGCTGGATCTGGCCTTTTGTGTTCTCTCCTAGAGGTCAGGTTTATGACCCTGTATCTAACAATTGGGAGAGCATGGCTGTTGGGCTAAGAGAAGGCTGGACAGGTTCCAGTGTGGTGGTTGATGGCCACTTGTTTGTGGTTTCTGAGCATGAGAGAATGAAGCTGAAGGTTTACGATGCGGAAACTGATTCCTGGGATACAGTCACAGGTCCCCCTGTACCAGAGCAGATATTCAAGCCTCTCTCTGTGAACTCCAGTAACTGCAGGATCTATGTTGTAGGTCGCAATCTTCATGTTGCAGTGGGTCACATCCAGGGGCTGAGCGTCAGCTGCAGTTCTGGGAAGAAGCGGAACTTCTCTGTCCAGTGGCAAGTATTAGATGCACCAGAAGCCTTCCGCGACTTGACACCATCAAGCTCACAG GAGAAAAGGGACACAGCATAG
- the LOC122058677 gene encoding F-box/kelch-repeat protein At1g30090-like isoform X3, whose amino-acid sequence MQRVRVSSHQSPVHRLGDSQITLSPKFRVALIRSPSFLSASSEAVLSLDGVPLIPGLPDDIALNCLLRLPVESHPACRTVCKRWHLLLGNKERFFTRRKELGFKDPWLFILAFHKCTGRIQWQVLDLTSYSWHTIPAMPCKDRVCPHGFRCVSIPHEGILFVCGGMVSDMDCPLDLVLKYEIHRNRWTVMNQMLTARSFFASGVIDGLIYAAGGNSSDHFELDSAEVLDPAKGNWRPISNMHTNIASYDAAVLNGKLLVTEGWIWPFVFSPRGQVYDPVSNNWESMAVGLREGWTGSSVVVDGHLFVVSEHERMKLKVYDAETDSWDTVTGPPVPEQIFKPLSVNSSNCRIYVVGRNLHVAVGHIQGLSVSCSSGKKRNFSVQWQVLDAPEAFRDLTPSSSQVLFA is encoded by the coding sequence ATGCAGCGTGTCCGAGTTTCATCCCATCAATCTCCAGTACATAGGCTAGGGGATTCCCAAATTACATTATCACCTAAATTTAGAGTGGCTTTAATCCGGTCACCTTCTTTCTTGTCTGCATCATCAGAAGCGGTGCTCTCACTGGATGGTGTACCTCTCATTCCTGGCCTTCCTGATGATATTGCCCTCAACTGCCTCCTCCGCCTGCCAGTTGAGAGCCACCCGGCCTGCAGAACTGTGTGCAAGCGATGGCATCTGCTGTTAGGTAATAAAGAGCGGTTCTTCACCCGAAGGAAGGAGCTAGGCTTCAAGGACCCCTGGCTCTTCATCTTAGCCTTCCACAAATGCACAGGAAGGATCCAGTGGCAGGTCTTGGACCTCACCAGCTACTCTTGGCATACCATTCCAGCCATGCCTTGCAAGGACCGTGTATGTCCTCATGGATTTAGATGTGTTTCCATTCCTCATGAGGGTATCCTCTTTGTCTGCGGGGGCATGGTCTCTGATATGGATTGCCCACTTGATCTTGTcctaaaatatgaaatacaCAGAAACCGTTGGACTGTGATGAACCAGATGCTCACTGCAAGGTCTTTCTTTGCAAGTGGAGTGATTGATGGGTTGATTTATGCTGCTGGAGGGAACAGCTCAGATCACTTTGAGCTTGACTCAGCTGAGGTTCTTGACCCTGCCAAAGGGAATTGGCGTCCCATATCAAACATGCACACCAACATTGCATCCTATGATGCTGCAGTTCTGAATGGAAAGCTTCTAGTGACCGAAGGCTGGATCTGGCCTTTTGTGTTCTCTCCTAGAGGTCAGGTTTATGACCCTGTATCTAACAATTGGGAGAGCATGGCTGTTGGGCTAAGAGAAGGCTGGACAGGTTCCAGTGTGGTGGTTGATGGCCACTTGTTTGTGGTTTCTGAGCATGAGAGAATGAAGCTGAAGGTTTACGATGCGGAAACTGATTCCTGGGATACAGTCACAGGTCCCCCTGTACCAGAGCAGATATTCAAGCCTCTCTCTGTGAACTCCAGTAACTGCAGGATCTATGTTGTAGGTCGCAATCTTCATGTTGCAGTGGGTCACATCCAGGGGCTGAGCGTCAGCTGCAGTTCTGGGAAGAAGCGGAACTTCTCTGTCCAGTGGCAAGTATTAGATGCACCAGAAGCCTTCCGCGACTTGACACCATCAAGCTCACAGGTTCTGTTTGCTTag